The Phaeodactylum tricornutum CCAP 1055/1 chromosome 6, whole genome shotgun sequence region GGGGCGTCATGGTGAGCGACACAGAACAGCAAGATGATATTGAAATTGGATGGCCATTTCCGCCAAATATCATAAAGTCAAGACGCAAGAAACTTCCTCGCGAGAGCCGGCAGGGGTTGACAGTGCTTCATGGCTGTGGTAGAATCTGGCTGCCCTACTGCTAGGAAGGGTAGGTTTGTGGTTGGTTGGCGAGGAACAAGCTGTAAACTATAAGTAGGTTTCCTATCCCGCTGCTGGTTGTGTGCAATGCGCGTCGCATCTACTTTGCTTGACATCTAAATCAGTCGGACACTCCCAATTAACATTGGCATTAAGTTCCTGGTGTCGCACTTTGCTCTCGGAACGACGCGGTCAGCGACGTTTACATCTGTCAGCCTTCGAGCGCTCGTATATAGTCACAGAAATAcaccccccccccccccctgaGTGTTTCTTTCCTCGAGAAATAGGCAAGATTTTGTTTATAGCCATTGATACTCAGAAATTTCACACGTCATTGCGTCACTGCTTGAAAAAGTACCAATCCGCATCGGATTGGCGTAGAGCGGTCCTCTAATTGACATGACATTGATTTGTTCTTCCCAAGACATGATGGATCCATCGGAGCCAGTTCGTTTTCGGTTCCAAAAGTGCCGCGACTTCGAAGAGTACCatacattaacagtaactgtaaaacaaaACCCACACCAAACTAAATCTTGTTTCCTTGACAGATGCCGCTGGCTCACCCTTTGTAGAGGTGTTCACATCATCCTCCCGACATTGTCCCGACGAACGAACAAGCCGGAGAATCTACACGTACACCCACGGCTTCCCCTGCACTATGGATCTCTCGATGCGGTTCAACAATGCCGGAGTTCGCATGCTGGACGCTGGTCAACAGGTCATCGCTATGGACCTTTTTCGCGGAGCGCTCGAGTCCAAGCTTGCGTACGAACGAACGCACCGACCGGAACGACCCGACTACATTGCTTCCACCAAACGCTGCGTGACACCGGACTGCGTCACTACCGCCGAAGAGCATCTGGTCAACGAAGACAAGTATGTACACCACGAACCAGtagccttttccttggcgacACCGATGGTAACAGAAGACAACTTCCTTCCTGGAAAGGGCAATGTACCAAAGACCCCCCCTGCATTGTTTGAATCCGAACCAGAGAATCCGACGTTGATAAGGCAGAGTGGTGATTATCTTTTAGTGGCCAAGCCCTTTGCGCTCCCGCTCAGCGACTGCTCCCGAACGTCCACGCAGAAACGATCCGCAATCATCGTCTTCAATCTAGGCCTCGTCAATCAGCTCGCGGATGCTagttcttccaaagcagccgCCTTTTACGAAATATCCGCATCCTTGCTCGCCAACGAGCTTTACTTCCCCCATTCTAATCTATTGCGGATCGCTATATTGAACAATTTTGCCGTATGGAGCCACGGCTACGGAGACGAACAATCGAAGAGAGCCAGTTATGAGCTTCTGATAAATGCCTTGGCCGAGAGCTCCAGTTCTCTCGATCAGACCGTCCGAAAGGCAGTGCAAGTTAATATGGAGCGGTTTCGCGAAGGGAATACTCGGTAAGTTGTATCAATAAATCTGGTGGAAGTTCTCTGTCAGAGCTACCTACATTTTTGCAGAGCGTGCTTTTTTTGGACTTCCCTGTAGCGCTTCCCTATTGTACAGATGACTCTCTCTAGGAAGGGCAAGAGTTGAATAGGCTGGACTGCGTCGTCTAATTATGTACCAATATCGTTTATCCAATCGTACCAAATCATGGAATAAAGCCGATTCAAGTAGTTGCAGGTATTGCGCCATGGATCATTCTGCAATTTGCtacactcactgtcaacttggCTTCATTTAAAAGTAACTGATGTTTCTCTATGGGTCAGTTGGACCATGATACGTTCCTGCTCCTACGCAAATACTCAGTTCAACTTGATCCAAAAGTATTACTCGACAAGTGAGCCTTTACACAGGTGGTGCATGCTTTTGAGTAGGAGAAAACTTTACCATTTTTCATCAGATGTGGGAAATGCTCTCTTTATACAGCGTCCCAATTATCGAATCGTCTCGACAGGATCGCGAGGATAGCGGGTCATTGACGAGCCGAGggcgttgacagtgagcaagTGTCCACTAAAACTGATATAACGCAAACGCGATTGGATGAAAGTCTTTTCGTGATTGATGACATATCTAAACTGATTCTCCTTCGCGTTCCCAACACGAGAGGTTTCCCTTCGGAAAACTTCCGTATACCTCTCTATAGGCAAGTATGAGAATCAATCAGGGTGCTGACAGTCAAGACTAAAGTTTATTGGAACTCTTGTTTAAGTATGGTTTTCCTGCGACGAGCGGAAGTCGACCCAAAGGGATTTTCGAAacggttgactgtgagaagcAACCACTTCCCCATTCATCTGTTTGAATATCTTGTACCTATTTCCTGCAAGTAGTAAATGTACCTGGTATGCAACaacattttggaaaaaacCCTTGCATATATAATACCCAAAGCAATTGTATAGTGCTCTAGAGAAAGAACTTTTACGGAAATTGTATATATGCAAACGAAACCTCAATAGACTTCGCTTCGCCACTTCTCTGCTATCTACTAACAATGTGAAAATCGTGTATATATATTAATATCACGAGAAGGAAAATTGACTCAATGAAAATCGTTAGTTTCAGCCCACGTGGCTTTCTTTAAGTTTGGTGCATCTGCGATACTGGACAGGAGAAGTAAAATAAAATGAGGTAGATAGCCTGTGAAAAGCAAGCCTTGGAGTATCTCTAACACAGACCGAAACGTCCGACATCACACAATGCTCCAGACTAAGACAACGAAAAAGGTATGAAGATGTGTAGAGAGACAGCTGTCGACAAAGCTACGGCTTTGAACAACGCCGGCGTTTACTGTCTTCAGGCAAGAAAGGCTCAAATGGCATGGGATTTGTTCAAAGGAGCGTTAGAAGTCAAACTAGCGATCGCGAGTCACAGAAGTGGTGTGAGTAAAACTTCTCCAGTTTCTAACGACTACATTAGACGAGCCGAAGTCCATCTGGACAGATTTGAAAAGGACTGTTCTCCCCACCCGTCTGTAAGCAGCACTGGTTTCGGCGAGGTGATAACCTCTGGGAGCAGCAGTCCTGGATCGCCCATCGATGTTTGGTATGAGCCTTTCCTCTGTGCTCGACCATTTTTCATCCCTGATAGGGCATCCATCAATGACTGTTCATCCCTAAACGATCTCCGCTTTGATCAATGCGCTAATGCGGCTATTATCTTCAATCTTGCTTTGATAGACCACATCCACAATCGCAAATCAGCGCATGCGATTTCTCTGTATAAGTTGGCGACGAAGTTGATGGTCGACAATAAAAAGAAGCCTTTAGGAATTGCTCTaatcaacaacattggcGTCTGGAATTTTGAAAATGGCGATATCGACGCTGCACAACGGTGCATGAATCACCTTTTGAGGATTCTTCGAGGGAAATTCACCGAGGAAAACAGTTGCCAACAAAAGGGTTTGCTATCTAACATTATGTGGGTGCTCAATCCGCCATGCACAGGAAGTGCTGCAGCTTAGCGGCATTAACCACCCTTTGGGCACTGGGTTTCCGATGCCAAAGTAAATCTGATGTTTTGAATAACCAGCTGGTCTTTTAGTTTGATCCATCTACATCAACTTGATTTTCTTTGTCGCACCTAAAGTGGCTAACAAAGCATTGCTAGATAAATGTCTATACCGCGTTAGCTTTATCTATAGGGTGCAACACTACTTCTTGGCTAACTCGCGAGCAGGTAGCTAATCTG contains the following coding sequences:
- a CDS encoding predicted protein, producing MDLSMRFNNAGVRMLDAGQQVIAMDLFRGALESKLAYERTHRPERPDYIASTKRCVTPDCVTTAEEHLVNEDKYVHHEPVAFSLATPMVTEDNFLPGKGNVPKTPPALFESEPENPTLIRQSGDYLLVAKPFALPLSDCSRTSTQKRSAIIVFNLGLVNQLADASSSKAAAFYEISASLLANELYFPHSNLLRIAILNNFAVWSHGYGDEQSKRASYELLINALAESSSSLDQTVRKAVQVNMERFREGNTR